One Triplophysa dalaica isolate WHDGS20190420 chromosome 1, ASM1584641v1, whole genome shotgun sequence DNA segment encodes these proteins:
- the ptpn5 gene encoding tyrosine-protein phosphatase non-receptor type 5, translating to MAEAPVEEDTPKEQESVTPHASDPLPGPGAALWGRILKASVTAGAFLLLYSLSQLTGLWVHYMLNGYRAFPAAHKVLDLLQYLLSTSDASDQQMEIWRVESFLPLIATLFLGVVIIGTGTLFCIKTLVPGNPTCFPDDRRQSMSRQPSFTYSEWMDTKQDDFYELDAVPETPVFDCFMDIKTEADAVTLTVQSVGLQERRGSNVSLTLDMCTPGTTEPYGALLSPRDQSTQEYLENASNLLTPEQLHKRALDDAVLQAEFYETPMNFVDPKEYNIPGVVRKNRYKTILPNTHSRVCLKEKGEGDFLSTYVNANYLKGYGGKEKAYIATQGPTVNTVGDFWSMVWQERCPIIVMITNIEEKNEKCTEYWPEDSVVCEGIKITVKQVIQADDYSLRIFTVKSEGEERTIRQYWYTSWPDQKTPDKAPPLLELVQEVEEARKQSPPTSGPVIVHCSAGIGRTGCFIATSILCQQLRNEGVVDILKTTSQLRLDRGGMIQTAEQYQFVHHVLSLYERQIQKTSEE from the exons ATGGCAGAAGCCCCTGTCGAAGAGGACACACCAAAAGAGCAGGAGAGTGTCACCCCACATGCCAGTGATCCCCTGCCAGGGCCTGGAGCTGCTCTGTGGGGTAGAATATTGAAAGCAAGTGTCACGGCTGGTGCTTTCCTCCTGCTGTACTCGCTGTCTCAACTCACA GGTTTGTGGGTTCATTACATGCTGAATGGATACAGGGCTTTTCCAGCCGCACACAAAGTTTTGGACCTTCTACAGTACCTTCTCTCCACCAGTGATGCCTCTGACCAACAG ATGGAGATTTGGAGGGTAGAGAGTTTTTTGCCCCTCATAGCTACACTCTTCTTAGGTGTTGTCATCATTGGTACTGGA ACACTGTTCTGCATTAAAACCCTGGTGCCTGGAAACCCAACTTGCTTTCCTGATGATCGCCGTCAGTCCATGAGCAGGCAACCCTCCTTTACATATTCAGAATGGATGGATACCAAACAGGATGATTTTTATGAACTGGATGCTGTTCCTGAGACACCCGTGTTCGATTGTTTTATGGACATAAAGACTGAAGCTGATGCTGTCACGCTCACTGTTCAGTCTGTGGGTTTGCAGGAAAG GAGAGGTTCAAACGTGTCGTTGACTCTGGACATGTGTACCCCTGGCACTACAGAGCCGTATGGAGCCCTCTTGTCCCCCAGAGATCAGAGCACACAGGAATACCTGGAGAATGCATCCAACCTGCTTACACCTGAACAGCTGCATAAACGCGCTCTAGACGATGCTGTACTGCAGGCTGAGTTTTAC GAAACACCCATGAACTTTGTGGACCCCAAGGAATATAACATACCTGGAGTGGTTAGAAAAAATCGCTACAAAACCATACTACCAA ACACGCATAGCAGAGTTTGCTTAAAAGAAAAAGGGGAGGGGGATTTTCTAAGCACCTATGTTAACGCAAATTATTTGAAG GGCTATGGAGGGAAAGAGAAGGCGTACATCGCTACACAAGGTCCCACTGTAAACACAGTGGGGGATTTCTGGAGCATGGTTTGGCAGGAGCGCTGTCCCATTATCGTCATGATCACCAACATCGAAGAGAAAAATGAG aaatgCACAGAATACTGGCCAGAGGACAGTGTTGTCTGTGAGGGTATCAAGATCACTGTCAAACAGGTCATCCAAGCAGATGACTACAGTTTAAGGATTTTCACTGTGAAG AGTGAGGGTGAGGAGCGCACTATCAGACAGTACTGGTACACGTCTTGGCCAGATCAAAAAACTCCAGATAAAGCCCCACCTCTGCTAGAATTGGTTCAGGAAGTGGAGGAAGCAAGAAAACAGTCTCCGCCTACCAGTGGTCCTGTCATTGTCCACTGCAG TGCCGGGATTGGACGCACCGGCTGTTTCATTGCAACCTCCATCTTGTGCCAGCAGCTAAGAAATGAAGGGGTGGTTGATATCCTCAAGACCACCAGCCAGCTACGCTTGGACAG AGGTGGGATGATTCAGACAGCAGAGCAGTATCAGTTTGTTCATCATGTACTCAGCCTGTATGAAAGACAGATTCAGAAGACCTCAGAAGAGTAG